ACGAATGGGTTTACGCATCTTTAAAGAAATAGATAAGGATACATAGAGATTATGAATGATTTGAAAAACGTTATTGACAGCATAGATCTAGGGCTTCCAGCTCCGCTTGAGGAGCCGGAGAGGCAGTATTACTTTATAAGAAAAGGCAGGGAGTACGTCACAGCAAGAAGTAAGTCTCTTGGACGTGATCTCACCTGTTCCATCCAGACATTTGGCTGTCAGATGAATGTCAGGGATTCCGAAAAGCTTGCCGGAATACTTGAACAGATGGGATATGTGAGAACAGAGTCCGAACATGCGGACTTTATCATATATAATACGTGTACGGTGAGGGAGAATGCCAACAGAAAGGTGTACGGACATTTAGGACTTATGAAACATCTCAAGGAGAAGAATCCTGAGATGAAAATAGCTCTGTGTGGATGCATGATGCAGGAACAGCATGTAGTCGAGATTATCAGCAAGAGTTATAGATTTGTGGATATGGTATTTGGAACTCACAATGTTTATAAACTTGCAGAGATATTTGTAAATAGGATAGAGTCTGGAAGTATGGTGATAGATATATGGAAGGATGCAAAGGAGGTTGTGGAAGATCTCCCGGCAGTCAGAGAATTCCCATTCAAATCAGGTGTAAATATCATGTTTGGATGCAACAACTTCTGCACATACTGTATTGTTCCTTATGTAAGAGGTAGGGAACGGAGCAGAAATCCAGAGGATATTATAGCGGAATGTGAGAGACTGGCTGATGATGGAGTGGTTGAGATCATGCTGCTGGGGCAGAATGTCAATTCCTACGGCAAGAATCTCGAACATCCGATCACATTTGCCGAACTGCTCAGAAGAATATGCACCATAGAGAAGATTCAGAGAGTCAGATTTATGACATCTCATCCAAAGGATCTGTCGGATGAGCTGATAGATGTGATAGCGGATAATCCTAAGGTCTGCAGACATCTGCATCTGCCGGTACAGTCGGGTTCGACGAAGATACTTAATGCCATGAACAGGCGGTATACAAAGGAATCTTATCTTGCGCTTGTCGACCGTATAAGGACGAAGGTTCCGGAGATATCACTTACTACAGATATCATCGTCGGTTTTCCTGGTGAGACCGAGGAGGATTTTCTTGAGACTATGGATGTGGTTGAGAAGGTGCAGTACGACACTGCATTTACATTTATATATTCAAAGAGAACCGGTACTCCGGCAGCCGGCATGGAGAACGGTTCCACAAAGGAAGAGATACAGGATAGATACAACAGGCTTTTAAGGCGTGTTCAGGAGATAAGTGATGTGAAGACACTTGCGATAAAGGGGCAGACACAGCCGGTCCTTGTTGAGGGCTTTGACGAGAAGGGTGATGGTCTCCTGACTGGAAGACTATCGAATAACATACTTGTCCATTTCCCTGGGTGTGCGGAGATGGTTGGAAAGATACTGAATGTAAAGCTTGTTGAGTGCAAGGGATTTTATTACATGGGTGAATTAGCAGAATAGGAGTAGTTGAAGTGGCAGCATTAACACCAATGATGGCTCAGTATATGGAAGTTAAGAATCAGTATAAGGACTGTATTCTCTTCTACAGACTGGGAGATTTTTACGAGATGTTCTTCGATGATGCCTTGACGGCGTCCAGAGAACTTGAGATAACACTGACCGGCAGGGACTGCGGTCAGGAGGAACGGGCACCTATGTGCGGTGTTCCGTATCACGCTTGTGACATTTATATTAACAAGCTGATAGAGAAGGGTTACAAGGTAGCTATATGCGAGCAGATGGAGGATCCGAAGCTTGCAAAGGGTCTAGTAAAGAGAGAGGTTATACGAATAGTCACGCCTGGTACAAATATGTCCCAGGCTATTCTTGATGAAACGAGGAATAATTATCTCATGTGCATATTTGGATGCAATGAGGAGTATGGCTTAGCAGTGTGCGATATCACTACAGGAGAGTTCCGTTCCTGCCATGTCTCATCCACAGCCAAATTGTACGATGAGATCAACAAATATTCTCCGACGGAGATCATAGGAAATGGAGCATTTTTGTCATGTGATCTGAACTTTGATTACATGAAGGAGAAAATGAAGATAACGATATCCGAGGCTCCATCACACTACTTCAATGATGATACATGCGAGGACTTTATAAAGAGACAGTTCAAGGTCGGATCTATAGATGGTCTGGGCATAGAAGATGATCAGGAGGATATTCTGATTTCTGTAGGTGCACTTTTGCAATATCTCCATGAGACTCAGAAGAATTCGCTGGATCATATCAACAGAATGGATGTGTATTCAATCGAAGACTATATGATCATAGACAGCTCATCGAGAAGAAATCTGGAATTGACAGAAACACTTAGGGATAAACAGAAGAGAGGCTCACTGCTGTGGGTAATGGATAAGACCAAGACGGCCATGGGAGCGAGAATGCTCAGAAATATGATAGAGCAGCCCCTTATCCATAAAGATGATATAGAGGCTAGACTTGACGCCATAGCAGAACTTAACAATTCTGTAATAGACAGAGATGAAATTCGTGAGTATCTGAATACCATATATGATCTTGAGAGACTTATGACACGAATATCACTGAGAACTGCAAATCCAAGGGATCTTCTGGCATTTAAGACTTCCAT
This sequence is a window from Coprococcus eutactus. Protein-coding genes within it:
- the miaB gene encoding tRNA (N6-isopentenyl adenosine(37)-C2)-methylthiotransferase MiaB, with product MNDLKNVIDSIDLGLPAPLEEPERQYYFIRKGREYVTARSKSLGRDLTCSIQTFGCQMNVRDSEKLAGILEQMGYVRTESEHADFIIYNTCTVRENANRKVYGHLGLMKHLKEKNPEMKIALCGCMMQEQHVVEIISKSYRFVDMVFGTHNVYKLAEIFVNRIESGSMVIDIWKDAKEVVEDLPAVREFPFKSGVNIMFGCNNFCTYCIVPYVRGRERSRNPEDIIAECERLADDGVVEIMLLGQNVNSYGKNLEHPITFAELLRRICTIEKIQRVRFMTSHPKDLSDELIDVIADNPKVCRHLHLPVQSGSTKILNAMNRRYTKESYLALVDRIRTKVPEISLTTDIIVGFPGETEEDFLETMDVVEKVQYDTAFTFIYSKRTGTPAAGMENGSTKEEIQDRYNRLLRRVQEISDVKTLAIKGQTQPVLVEGFDEKGDGLLTGRLSNNILVHFPGCAEMVGKILNVKLVECKGFYYMGELAE